In a genomic window of Corynebacterium lizhenjunii:
- a CDS encoding SpaH/EbpB family LPXTG-anchored major pilin, with protein sequence MAKNVIALRSVSAAAVIGLSLGLGATGAVAQDGEQPAGTAAQDGEQPAGTPAPAGNPAHPATINQTTGTLTIHKKANPESTSDPTGEEDANVSGTPLEGVGFKFFKIKDIDLNTNDGLAKAAKLKASDFTYADGAVAGADLYEDKNAVKGELTTDGDGVIKLENLPIGAYYVVETTPKPGFAPASPFIAFVPMTKGNAAKGGTEWNYDVHAYPKNYESTATKAVEDTNQQVGQDITFSITGDVPGGLDRDKGLTKFVFSDDLDQTKVTYKAGQTPTVEVLGADATADALGTLTYKDDFTVAVDEGTQKLTAELTKDGLAKFNKDYKTTGKKLRLSFAATVKASGELTNKATVVSNNGTGGGDYTTETNETKSYWAKVNIVKKDAEDEKKVLKGAEFEVYGSADNQCTEADLVEDNKIEVDGQKKWTTNDKGQVTINGLHVNDWDDNSGASEQQFKAYCLLETKSPTGYELLSKPIKLELKKTPETGFTGTAGEGATDVKAENYELTATVKNLEDTTPKLPLTGGAGIGILAAIAAVLIGAGALYARRNSKTA encoded by the coding sequence ATGGCTAAAAATGTTATCGCGCTGCGCAGCGTCTCTGCTGCCGCCGTCATCGGCCTGTCCCTGGGCCTGGGCGCTACGGGTGCCGTGGCCCAGGATGGCGAGCAGCCTGCTGGCACTGCTGCGCAGGATGGCGAGCAGCCTGCCGGCACCCCTGCTCCGGCTGGCAACCCCGCTCACCCCGCCACCATCAACCAGACCACCGGTACGCTGACCATCCACAAGAAGGCCAACCCGGAGAGCACCAGCGACCCCACCGGTGAGGAAGACGCCAACGTTTCCGGCACGCCACTGGAGGGCGTGGGCTTCAAGTTCTTCAAGATCAAAGACATTGATCTGAACACCAACGATGGTCTGGCTAAAGCTGCGAAGCTGAAGGCTAGTGACTTCACCTATGCCGACGGTGCCGTCGCTGGCGCTGACCTGTACGAGGATAAAAATGCCGTCAAAGGTGAGCTGACCACTGATGGCGATGGTGTGATCAAGCTCGAGAACCTGCCCATTGGTGCTTACTACGTGGTGGAAACCACTCCGAAGCCTGGCTTTGCTCCGGCATCCCCGTTCATTGCTTTTGTGCCGATGACCAAGGGTAACGCTGCCAAAGGTGGCACTGAGTGGAACTACGATGTTCACGCTTATCCGAAGAATTACGAGTCCACTGCAACCAAGGCTGTTGAAGATACTAATCAGCAGGTGGGTCAGGACATCACCTTCTCTATTACCGGTGATGTTCCGGGTGGTCTGGATCGGGACAAGGGCCTGACCAAGTTTGTGTTTAGCGATGACCTGGATCAAACCAAGGTCACCTACAAGGCAGGCCAGACTCCTACTGTTGAGGTGCTGGGTGCAGATGCAACCGCTGATGCTTTGGGGACCTTGACCTACAAAGACGACTTCACCGTTGCAGTGGATGAAGGCACTCAGAAGCTGACCGCTGAGCTGACCAAGGATGGCCTGGCCAAGTTCAATAAGGATTACAAGACGACCGGTAAGAAGCTGCGTCTGTCCTTCGCCGCTACTGTGAAGGCCTCTGGTGAGTTGACCAACAAGGCCACCGTGGTTTCTAACAACGGTACCGGTGGTGGTGACTACACCACCGAGACCAATGAGACCAAGTCTTACTGGGCGAAGGTGAACATCGTCAAGAAGGACGCTGAAGACGAGAAGAAGGTTCTGAAAGGCGCTGAGTTCGAGGTCTACGGTTCTGCAGACAATCAGTGCACTGAGGCTGATTTGGTCGAAGACAACAAGATCGAAGTTGATGGCCAGAAAAAGTGGACCACCAACGACAAGGGCCAGGTGACCATCAATGGCCTGCACGTCAACGACTGGGATGATAACTCTGGCGCCAGCGAACAGCAGTTCAAGGCGTACTGCCTGCTGGAGACTAAGTCCCCGACTGGTTACGAGCTGCTGTCTAAGCCGATCAAGCTGGAGCTGAAGAAGACTCCGGAGACTGGCTTCACTGGTACCGCTGGCGAAGGTGCTACCGATGTCAAGGCGGAGAACTATGAGCTGACTGCAACGGTGAAGAACCTGGAGGACACCACTCCGAAGCTGCCGCTGACCGGTGGTGCTGGTATTGGCATCCTGGCTGCGATTGCAGCAGTACTGATTGGTGCTGGAGCTCTCTACGCACGTCGCAACTCCAAGACGGCTTAA
- the purD gene encoding phosphoribosylamine--glycine ligase — MRILVIGSGGREHALLKGLKADPLVSQLHAAPGSAAFAQLATVHPEYSQVDDPARMLELAQAISPDLVVVGPEVPLVAGVADVLREQGFAVFGPSQAAAQIEGSKQFAKEVMAAAGVATARAEQLTPGAQDGDIEAALDRFGPHFVVKDDGLAGGKGVVVTQDRAQARAHVDAVLAAGNPVLLESFLEGPEVSLFCLVDGETVVPLLPAQDHKRAFDGDQGPNTGGMGAYTPLPWLPADGVSRIVEEVCVPVAREMVRRGTPYSGLLYAGLAWGPQGPAVVEFNCRFGDPETQAVLSLLRSPLAQVLHATATGTLAQLPPLEWEDGYAVTVVLAAEGYPAAPVKGAQITSPDLGDTAKILHAGTAAAGQGFVASGGRVLNVLGKGPQLADARAAAYAVLDQVDMPGGFYRSDIGLAAAEGQISV; from the coding sequence ATGCGAATTCTTGTTATTGGTTCGGGCGGCCGTGAACACGCCCTGCTCAAAGGCCTGAAAGCTGATCCGTTGGTTTCTCAGCTTCACGCAGCACCTGGCAGCGCCGCCTTTGCTCAGCTGGCCACTGTCCACCCGGAGTACTCGCAGGTGGACGATCCTGCCCGGATGTTGGAGCTGGCCCAGGCTATTTCCCCGGATTTGGTGGTGGTGGGTCCGGAGGTCCCCCTGGTGGCGGGTGTGGCGGATGTGCTGCGTGAGCAGGGTTTTGCAGTCTTTGGCCCCAGCCAGGCTGCTGCTCAGATTGAGGGCTCGAAGCAGTTTGCTAAGGAAGTCATGGCCGCTGCGGGAGTGGCCACTGCCCGCGCGGAGCAGCTGACCCCGGGTGCCCAGGACGGCGATATTGAGGCCGCCTTGGACCGCTTTGGACCGCATTTTGTGGTTAAGGATGATGGCCTGGCAGGCGGCAAGGGTGTGGTGGTCACCCAGGATCGCGCCCAGGCGCGTGCCCATGTGGACGCGGTGTTGGCGGCGGGTAATCCGGTGTTGTTGGAGTCTTTCCTGGAGGGCCCGGAGGTTTCTTTGTTCTGCCTGGTGGATGGGGAGACGGTGGTTCCGCTGCTGCCCGCCCAGGACCACAAGCGGGCTTTTGATGGTGACCAGGGCCCTAACACAGGCGGTATGGGGGCGTACACGCCGTTGCCGTGGTTGCCAGCTGATGGAGTCAGCCGCATCGTAGAGGAGGTTTGCGTGCCGGTGGCCCGGGAGATGGTGCGCCGGGGTACTCCGTATTCCGGCCTGCTGTATGCGGGCCTGGCGTGGGGGCCGCAGGGCCCGGCGGTGGTGGAGTTCAACTGCCGTTTTGGAGATCCGGAGACGCAGGCGGTGTTGTCTTTGCTGCGCTCCCCGCTGGCGCAGGTGCTGCACGCCACGGCGACGGGCACCCTGGCTCAGTTGCCGCCGTTGGAGTGGGAGGACGGTTATGCCGTGACGGTGGTTCTGGCGGCAGAGGGCTACCCGGCTGCCCCGGTTAAGGGCGCGCAGATTACCTCCCCTGACTTGGGCGATACCGCCAAGATTCTCCACGCTGGCACTGCCGCCGCGGGCCAGGGCTTTGTGGCCAGTGGGGGCCGGGTGCTCAATGTGTTGGGCAAGGGGCCCCAGCTTGCCGATGCCCGCGCGGCCGCCTACGCCGTACTAGACCAGGTGGACATGCCTGGTGGGTTCTACCGCAGTGATATTGGTCTAGCCGCCGCGGAGGGCCAGATCTCCGTTTAA
- a CDS encoding class C sortase translates to MTLGTQPAPGAGRHRDKRSHDRKTILVTTLLVLLGLAVMVYPVVATQLNNLRQQRVADAYAQLEKEADPEQLNTAIEDARAYNQTRSTGPILDPWLAQVEKDNGDYKAYTDQLSYGDAMARLVVPTAGVNLPVYHGTDHHTLQIGVGHLYGSDLPVGGEDTHTVLTAHTGLPNATLFDNLKDVAEGDAIYVQVSGEKLKYEVDHIEVVLPNETDSLRPQAGQDLITLVTCTPYGINTHRLLVHGHRVELDHEDLEAFDAAPALAWQWWMWAFMAGAVLVALLLAAWLWRTLRKADDSGGESHDGEPTGNSEED, encoded by the coding sequence ATGACTTTGGGTACGCAACCTGCACCCGGTGCCGGGCGGCACCGCGATAAGCGCTCCCATGACCGCAAAACCATCCTGGTGACCACGCTGTTGGTGCTTTTGGGTCTGGCCGTGATGGTCTACCCGGTGGTAGCTACGCAGCTGAATAACTTAAGGCAGCAGCGTGTTGCGGATGCGTACGCCCAGTTGGAGAAGGAGGCTGATCCGGAACAATTAAATACTGCTATTGAGGACGCCCGGGCCTACAACCAGACCCGCTCCACCGGTCCCATTTTGGACCCGTGGTTGGCCCAGGTGGAAAAGGACAATGGCGATTACAAGGCCTACACGGACCAGCTCAGCTATGGCGATGCCATGGCGCGTCTGGTAGTGCCTACTGCAGGGGTTAACCTGCCGGTGTACCACGGCACGGACCACCACACGTTGCAAATTGGTGTGGGTCACCTCTATGGATCGGACTTGCCGGTTGGGGGCGAGGATACCCATACGGTGCTTACTGCGCATACGGGACTTCCTAATGCCACGCTCTTTGACAATCTGAAAGATGTCGCAGAAGGCGATGCCATCTATGTGCAGGTCTCAGGCGAAAAGCTCAAGTACGAGGTGGATCACATCGAAGTGGTGTTGCCGAATGAGACAGACAGCCTGCGCCCGCAGGCAGGGCAGGACCTTATCACGTTGGTTACCTGTACCCCCTATGGCATCAACACCCACCGCCTGTTGGTCCACGGCCATCGCGTGGAGTTGGACCACGAGGACTTGGAGGCTTTCGACGCCGCCCCAGCCCTTGCTTGGCAGTGGTGGATGTGGGCCTTTATGGCAGGTGCCGTGCTGGTAGCGCTGCTGCTGGCAGCGTGGCTATGGCGCACCCTGCGCAAGGCAGACGATAGTGGCGGCGAAAGCCATGACGGCGAACCTACTGGCAACAGCGAGGAAGACTAA
- a CDS encoding HAMP domain-containing sensor histidine kinase yields MTSGLATSVPLRVSLMVMVVVVSALGLGISSLAVNTIMRETVYGQVDKDLRAAVNGWARNEELLGDDNARHPPSEYSLISFQPNGREQYFNLEPSAVPKVEDLVIDGPPQTVDATPVDGTRATSPKNSPQWRAIATEYGGTVIVVAKRVERENNQLRGLAAIQMLISFAVLVIISLVSYWGIQRALRPLQVVEKTASEIAAGNLDKRVPKWDARTEVGELSQALNGMLAQIQRSVETAQNKEEQMRRFVGDASHELRTPLTSLRGYTELYRSGATDDVDRVLEKVNEESTRMSLLVEDLLALTRAEGNRLELRTVDLLELALSAGSSARAAFPGRKVEVHNQSKGIPLVNGDPDRLHQVLLNLVSNGLRHGGEDAEVSIDLREVGTHVCIDVTDNGRGMSPDVASHIFERFYRADTSRTRDTGGSGLGLAITKSIVEQHGGEITLVSEEGVGSTFTVALPKLEQPQLADAPSGP; encoded by the coding sequence TTGACTTCGGGGCTGGCTACGTCAGTGCCGCTGCGCGTGAGTTTGATGGTCATGGTGGTGGTGGTATCTGCGTTGGGTTTGGGCATTAGCTCGCTGGCGGTAAACACCATCATGCGGGAGACTGTCTATGGCCAGGTGGATAAGGATCTGCGCGCCGCGGTCAATGGTTGGGCGCGCAATGAGGAGTTGTTGGGCGATGATAACGCCCGCCACCCGCCCAGTGAGTACTCCCTGATTAGTTTTCAGCCCAATGGCCGCGAGCAGTACTTCAACTTGGAGCCGTCGGCGGTGCCGAAGGTGGAGGACTTGGTCATCGACGGCCCGCCGCAGACGGTGGACGCCACCCCGGTGGATGGCACCCGCGCCACCTCGCCTAAGAACAGCCCCCAGTGGCGCGCGATTGCCACTGAATACGGCGGCACTGTCATTGTGGTGGCCAAGCGGGTGGAGCGTGAGAATAACCAGCTGCGTGGCCTGGCGGCTATCCAGATGCTCATTTCTTTCGCCGTGTTGGTCATTATCAGCTTGGTCAGCTATTGGGGTATCCAGCGGGCCTTGCGCCCTTTGCAGGTGGTGGAAAAGACGGCATCGGAAATCGCGGCTGGCAACCTGGACAAACGTGTGCCTAAGTGGGACGCCCGCACGGAGGTGGGCGAGTTGTCCCAGGCGCTTAACGGCATGTTGGCGCAGATTCAGCGTTCGGTGGAGACTGCGCAGAATAAGGAGGAGCAGATGCGCCGCTTTGTCGGGGATGCTTCGCATGAGCTGCGCACTCCGCTGACTAGTTTGCGCGGTTACACGGAGCTGTACCGTTCGGGCGCTACGGATGATGTGGACCGCGTGTTAGAGAAGGTCAATGAGGAATCTACCCGCATGTCGTTGCTGGTAGAGGACTTGTTGGCGCTGACTCGCGCGGAGGGCAATCGCCTGGAGTTGCGCACGGTAGACCTTTTGGAGTTGGCGCTGTCTGCTGGTTCCTCTGCTCGGGCGGCTTTTCCGGGCCGCAAGGTGGAGGTTCACAATCAGTCCAAGGGAATCCCGTTGGTTAATGGCGACCCGGACCGTTTGCACCAGGTGTTGTTGAACTTGGTCAGCAATGGTCTACGCCACGGCGGCGAGGACGCGGAGGTCAGCATCGATTTGCGCGAGGTGGGCACGCACGTATGTATTGATGTCACGGATAATGGCCGGGGCATGAGCCCGGATGTTGCCTCCCATATTTTTGAGCGCTTCTACCGTGCGGATACTTCCCGCACGCGCGATACTGGTGGCTCTGGCCTGGGCTTGGCCATCACTAAGTCCATCGTGGAGCAGCACGGCGGGGAGATCACTTTGGTCTCCGAGGAGGGCGTGGGCTCTACCTTCACCGTGGCTTTGCCTAAGCTTGAGCAGCCTCAGCTTGCCGATGCCCCCTCAGGCCCCTAG
- a CDS encoding class C sortase has translation MAEASTTRRKASNVLIPVLLVLAGLCVLLYPVVATQWNNWQQARVADAYSRFESEQPAEVINQQLSDALAYNATRGQASISDPWSGEEDRHSAEYQAYAQQLANYDAMGRIAIPKANIILPIYHGTSHEVLQRGVGHLFGTDLPVGGENRHAALTGHTGLQNATLFDNLNKLAVGDAVYLHVAGQKMKYQVFDIEEVLPEEVDSLARVEGKDLITLITCTPYGINTHRLLVHAERVPMDPEEEGVFEDSGFHWQWWMWAFLAAALLVLLVLGLWLRSTLRKNK, from the coding sequence ATGGCGGAAGCGAGTACCACCAGGCGCAAGGCCTCCAACGTGCTAATACCGGTGCTGTTGGTGCTGGCAGGGCTGTGCGTGCTGTTATACCCCGTGGTGGCCACCCAGTGGAATAACTGGCAGCAGGCCCGCGTGGCGGATGCCTACTCCCGCTTTGAGTCTGAGCAGCCGGCGGAGGTCATTAACCAGCAGCTTTCCGATGCCCTGGCGTATAACGCCACCCGCGGCCAAGCCTCCATCTCGGATCCCTGGTCCGGTGAGGAGGACCGCCACAGCGCCGAATACCAGGCCTATGCCCAGCAGCTGGCTAACTATGATGCCATGGGCCGGATCGCCATCCCGAAGGCAAACATCATTTTGCCCATCTACCACGGCACTAGCCATGAAGTCTTGCAGCGCGGTGTAGGCCACCTTTTTGGCACGGACCTTCCTGTGGGCGGGGAGAACCGCCACGCGGCACTGACCGGGCACACGGGCCTGCAAAATGCGACGCTGTTTGACAACTTGAACAAGCTCGCCGTGGGCGATGCCGTCTACCTGCACGTGGCCGGGCAGAAGATGAAATACCAAGTCTTCGACATCGAAGAAGTCCTGCCGGAAGAAGTCGATAGCCTGGCGCGGGTAGAAGGCAAAGACCTGATCACCTTGATTACCTGTACTCCCTATGGCATTAACACCCACCGCTTGTTGGTGCATGCCGAACGGGTCCCCATGGATCCGGAGGAAGAAGGAGTCTTTGAAGACTCTGGCTTCCACTGGCAGTGGTGGATGTGGGCATTTCTTGCCGCCGCCCTTTTGGTTCTGTTAGTCCTTGGCCTCTGGCTGCGTTCAACCCTGCGAAAGAATAAGTAA
- a CDS encoding HIT family protein codes for MSSVFTKIINGELPGRFVYRDDKVVAFLSIEPLRYGHTLVVPVAEVDKWTDLDAQTWAHLNEVAMKVGNAVKNAWDSQRAGYIIAGFDVPHTHIHVFPTDKMEEYDFKRCYAADATDAAAMDEAATRIRQHLGTDTDGYVVQD; via the coding sequence ATGTCTTCTGTATTTACCAAGATCATCAACGGCGAACTGCCCGGACGGTTTGTCTACCGCGACGATAAAGTCGTGGCTTTTTTATCCATCGAACCACTGCGCTACGGGCACACCCTGGTGGTGCCCGTTGCCGAGGTAGACAAGTGGACCGACCTAGACGCACAGACCTGGGCGCACCTCAACGAAGTAGCCATGAAGGTGGGCAACGCCGTCAAGAACGCGTGGGATAGCCAACGTGCCGGCTACATCATTGCAGGCTTTGACGTCCCGCACACCCACATCCACGTCTTCCCCACCGACAAAATGGAAGAATACGACTTCAAGCGCTGCTATGCTGCCGATGCCACCGATGCCGCCGCCATGGACGAGGCCGCCACCCGCATCCGCCAGCACCTGGGCACCGATACCGACGGCTACGTAGTGCAGGACTGA
- a CDS encoding DUF6923 family protein has protein sequence MRNVNLGKATALNTTGKKILAAILALFLALGLASYAASNAPQAQAQGTIPVNDQRVDQSRGQIRQSGRIGATGRLNSVTFQFNYGDGRFAPIISSPMRIQVGGRAYQSPASALRKSGATYRLTYTIPGGQDVTKDQDISLSFRDERGVGGGGYRVANTGHSITATGEVVQEAKEWASGNLTTTATQGSSSLVTMTEEIDRSGRLDGQIFARVQHKNGYDIEGGKDVTFKVLDGAGRVVYTRSARPNASDKIMRTSPALEGEGSWGGIINNDSRLKEGIQVEPGYRIVAELPFGDRNGDRKDPSVRSPLGPGSITYTITEPLPPQEWELDNLTTTATQGSSSLVTMTEEIDRSGLLHGQIFARVQHKNGYDIEGGKDVTFKVLDRSGRVVYTSSAKPNADDDLMWTRPALEGEGSWGGIIHNNDRLKKQGIQVEPGYRIVAELPFGDRDGDRKDPSVRSPLGPGSIEYRVMEPMPTRCEAGGPQVERRLPPRELSNEERQRGTSVYVTASEPRNQGRNKSQLYLQTSVAGDFVPVGEPNNWVVNALAYNPADNWLYAISQGRIGKDAKGLDTRAINGQQALFYEDPCYPAGHLLQIDPLSGVVHDLGKVAKTAGSTAQNSKGYGFQGEYGQAWPNDLWGGINVGVFDSDGGFWVANGSLSGTGALYNVNLDNASAKTQYSFDNQIRKGGDYGKAHRTASEDYAVLPGAGNYAWGIVNGWNSDDRQSIYIERIDLKTGQSKRWNITDMQTEYGAKIRLGNQWSKAWTYGDGTLGFGTGSSGANSDVIRIHVTNPTADKPTFELASVIQNAPTAYNTNGTSNGYSSPFDTDLEIIKHREEIRDGRIYWWIDAWNNGPDGISGFSLRDKVTQDFSDLRKEEVVFNTKADIPYLEQQRPDGLTIEFGQLPARAADDDRPQVSVKVSAKLNDDAPDRCVSNTATVVNNEKDTNIDNNTFTSTCDIIVEKSVVDTNNNREVDSKDVQGPDKDGKYTVFYDVKVTNKGTEKTSYNRVVDTPRFSEAFAVETFAVKRPGAQGFEVLKGEEDAAPEGGSYTLGGPGVLDKGASAIYQVRVVFKADEGKLEANKDLGTCEGDTKGLLNAVNVDGSEDDACVDFPTPQDMTVKIVKMRANSPETSPISGADFAVYPATEDGTLDTATTEPITLKDGASGTFTVQLKAPGTYFLLETRAPAGLSLLSQPVKFTTEWVTKGDTEEPSATIVDGGSTLITAGTEDSSAGKVAIIKVADVQDQTGTLPRTGGWGVGLPLAASLGLLLAGCAYAVRRRA, from the coding sequence ATGCGAAACGTGAATCTAGGCAAAGCCACCGCCCTCAACACCACGGGCAAGAAAATCCTGGCCGCAATCCTGGCGCTATTCCTGGCCCTGGGCCTGGCGTCCTATGCCGCTAGCAACGCCCCCCAAGCCCAGGCGCAGGGCACTATTCCAGTCAACGATCAGCGCGTGGACCAATCTCGTGGTCAAATTCGGCAGTCTGGCAGGATTGGCGCTACCGGAAGGCTGAACAGTGTGACCTTTCAGTTTAATTACGGCGACGGTCGATTTGCGCCGATTATTTCTAGTCCTATGCGGATCCAGGTTGGTGGCCGGGCCTATCAGTCTCCAGCAAGCGCGTTGAGGAAAAGCGGTGCGACGTATCGCCTGACGTACACGATCCCGGGTGGCCAAGACGTTACTAAGGATCAGGATATTTCCTTAAGCTTCAGAGATGAGCGCGGCGTCGGTGGTGGTGGCTATCGAGTAGCAAACACCGGACACTCCATCACCGCTACCGGAGAGGTGGTGCAAGAGGCTAAGGAGTGGGCTAGCGGAAACCTCACCACCACAGCAACCCAGGGCAGCAGTTCTCTGGTGACCATGACGGAGGAAATAGATCGTTCGGGCCGGCTCGATGGGCAAATCTTTGCTCGTGTGCAGCATAAGAATGGTTACGACATCGAGGGAGGCAAGGACGTCACCTTCAAGGTTCTGGATGGTGCGGGCCGCGTCGTCTATACCCGCTCTGCCAGGCCGAACGCCAGTGACAAAATCATGCGGACTAGCCCTGCCCTGGAAGGTGAGGGAAGCTGGGGCGGCATTATCAATAACGATAGCCGGTTGAAAGAAGGTATTCAGGTGGAGCCCGGCTACCGTATCGTGGCTGAGCTGCCCTTCGGGGATCGCAATGGAGACCGTAAAGATCCCAGTGTGAGGTCTCCGCTGGGTCCCGGCTCCATCACGTACACGATTACCGAGCCGTTGCCCCCGCAAGAATGGGAACTCGACAACCTCACTACTACTGCAACCCAGGGCAGCAGTTCCCTGGTGACCATGACGGAGGAAATCGACAGGTCTGGCCTGCTCCACGGACAAATCTTTGCTCGTGTGCAGCATAAGAATGGTTACGACATCGAAGGCGGCAAGGACGTTACGTTTAAGGTCCTGGATCGCTCGGGCCGCGTGGTTTATACCAGCTCTGCCAAGCCGAATGCTGATGACGACCTCATGTGGACTCGCCCTGCCCTGGAAGGTGAGGGAAGCTGGGGCGGCATTATCCACAACAATGACCGATTGAAGAAGCAAGGTATTCAGGTGGAGCCCGGCTACCGGATCGTGGCTGAGCTGCCCTTCGGGGATCGCGATGGAGACCGTAAAGATCCCAGTGTGAGGTCTCCGCTGGGTCCTGGCTCCATCGAGTACCGGGTTATGGAGCCGATGCCCACGCGCTGTGAGGCTGGTGGTCCGCAGGTGGAGCGTCGTCTACCTCCACGTGAGCTGAGCAATGAGGAACGCCAGCGCGGAACCTCGGTGTATGTTACGGCATCTGAGCCCCGTAACCAGGGCCGCAATAAGTCACAGCTTTACTTGCAGACCAGTGTTGCCGGTGACTTCGTGCCCGTGGGGGAGCCCAATAATTGGGTGGTCAACGCCCTGGCGTACAACCCAGCAGACAATTGGCTGTACGCCATTAGCCAGGGGCGCATCGGCAAGGATGCCAAAGGCCTGGATACCCGGGCCATTAACGGCCAGCAAGCATTGTTCTATGAGGACCCGTGCTACCCGGCTGGCCACTTGCTGCAGATTGACCCGCTTAGTGGGGTAGTCCACGACTTGGGCAAGGTGGCCAAAACCGCAGGCAGCACCGCACAAAACTCCAAAGGCTACGGCTTCCAAGGTGAGTACGGCCAGGCTTGGCCGAATGATCTCTGGGGCGGCATCAATGTTGGCGTTTTCGACTCAGACGGCGGCTTCTGGGTTGCCAACGGCTCCCTTTCGGGTACCGGTGCTCTGTATAACGTGAACCTGGATAATGCTTCCGCCAAGACGCAGTATTCTTTCGATAACCAGATTCGAAAGGGCGGCGACTACGGCAAGGCCCATCGCACCGCCTCTGAGGACTACGCAGTGCTGCCGGGTGCAGGCAACTATGCCTGGGGCATTGTTAACGGGTGGAATTCCGATGACCGCCAAAGCATCTACATCGAACGGATTGATCTGAAAACGGGTCAAAGCAAGCGGTGGAACATTACCGATATGCAGACTGAATATGGTGCGAAAATCCGTTTGGGCAACCAGTGGAGTAAGGCCTGGACTTATGGTGATGGAACCCTGGGCTTTGGTACTGGCTCCAGTGGTGCAAACTCTGATGTGATTCGCATTCACGTCACCAATCCGACGGCGGACAAGCCCACGTTTGAGCTGGCTAGCGTGATCCAAAACGCGCCCACGGCGTACAACACGAACGGCACCAGTAACGGCTACAGCTCGCCGTTTGACACCGACCTGGAGATTATCAAGCACCGCGAAGAAATTCGGGACGGTCGTATTTACTGGTGGATTGATGCGTGGAATAACGGCCCGGATGGCATCAGTGGCTTTAGCCTGCGCGATAAGGTGACGCAGGATTTCTCTGACCTGCGTAAGGAAGAGGTGGTTTTTAACACCAAAGCCGACATTCCTTACCTGGAGCAGCAGCGCCCAGATGGCTTGACCATAGAATTTGGCCAGCTGCCTGCCCGCGCCGCAGACGATGACCGCCCACAGGTTAGCGTCAAGGTCAGCGCCAAGCTGAACGATGATGCCCCGGACCGGTGCGTAAGCAACACTGCCACGGTGGTGAACAATGAAAAGGACACCAACATCGATAACAACACCTTCACCTCCACGTGCGACATCATTGTGGAGAAGTCGGTGGTGGATACCAACAACAATCGCGAGGTGGACAGCAAGGATGTCCAAGGCCCGGATAAGGACGGCAAGTACACCGTCTTCTATGACGTCAAGGTAACTAATAAGGGAACGGAGAAGACCTCTTACAACCGCGTGGTGGATACGCCGCGGTTCTCTGAGGCCTTTGCGGTGGAGACTTTCGCCGTCAAGCGCCCGGGTGCCCAAGGCTTTGAGGTGCTCAAGGGTGAGGAAGACGCAGCACCGGAGGGCGGCTCCTATACACTCGGCGGTCCGGGTGTCTTGGATAAGGGCGCTTCAGCGATTTACCAGGTCCGGGTGGTGTTTAAGGCTGATGAGGGAAAGCTGGAGGCAAACAAGGATTTAGGCACCTGCGAGGGCGATACCAAGGGCTTGCTCAACGCGGTAAACGTAGATGGCTCCGAGGATGACGCCTGCGTGGATTTCCCCACGCCGCAGGATATGACTGTCAAGATTGTGAAGATGCGGGCCAATTCCCCGGAAACCTCGCCTATCTCGGGCGCTGACTTCGCGGTCTATCCGGCTACTGAGGACGGCACCCTGGACACGGCCACCACCGAGCCGATTACGTTGAAGGATGGCGCCAGCGGTACCTTCACCGTGCAGCTCAAGGCCCCGGGCACTTATTTCCTGCTGGAGACCCGGGCCCCGGCGGGTTTGAGTTTGCTGTCGCAGCCGGTGAAGTTCACCACGGAGTGGGTGACTAAGGGTGACACTGAGGAGCCTTCGGCCACGATTGTCGATGGCGGCAGCACCCTTATTACCGCCGGTACGGAAGATAGTTCTGCTGGCAAGGTGGCCATAATCAAGGTCGCCGACGTCCAAGACCAGACCGGCACCCTCCCGCGGACTGGCGGCTGGGGTGTGGGGTTGCCGCTGGCTGCATCGCTAGGGCTGCTCCTTGCCGGTTGTGCCTACGCTGTGCGCCGCAGGGCTTAG